The DNA segment TCCCCCGCGACCTGAAGGTGTACCGGTCGAAAGACGCATCGCCGGTGACATGGTACGAGAAAAAGACCGGACGCGGGCCGCTGGAGCCGGTGGCAGCGCCAACAGCAGATCCGTCTGCCGGAAAAACCCCCGCCACCACGCCCGTGTCGCCGTCGCTGCCGGGGCGGATCAAAGGCTACATACGCCGCTCACTCTTTACACCGGATGACAACGTCTTCTGGGTTCCGTATGGAGTATCTGCCGGACTGAAGGCGATTAAGCAGGAACGTATCGACGTCATTTTTACAACCTCGCCGCCGGCGTCGGCACATCTCGTGGGATACTGGCTGTCGGTTCTCACCGGCACGCCGCTGGTGATCGACTTCCGCGATCTGTGGACACAGAATGCCGGCTATCGGCAAAAGAACAAGCCCGCTCCCGCGCGCCTCTACGACCGGTTCCTCGAGAAGCGCTGCATGAAGCGGAGTCGATTCATCGTGACGGCCACCGAAGGGTTCACGGACCTCGTTCGCGGCAAGAACCCGTACAAGCCGGCCGACAGAATCGTCACCATCACCAACGGACTCGATCCCGATGACTTTGCGTCGGTGGAGTTTCCAAGCGCGAAAAATGAGCGGTTCACGATACTCTATCTCGGCAGCTTGTACGGCGCCCGCAACCCGTTTTTCTTCTTCGAGGCGCTGGAGCATTTCCTGGATCGTCGCCCGGAGGCGCGTGACAACATACGGGTGGACTTTGTTGGCGGCGCCAAAGGGTATGAGCATGCGACCAAAGGCAACCGATTGGAGAAGATTGTACGGTGGCTCGGACACGTGCCGCAAAAGCAGGCGCTGTCGCTGCTGTGGCAGGCTGATGTCCTCCTGCTGCTTCTGGGTTTCGGTGAAACCCACACGACCGTCATCCCTGCCAAGCTCTTCGAATACATCGCCACCGGACGGCCGATCCTTGCGTTTGTGCCGGAAGGTCAGTCGAGCGCATTGATCGAGAAATACAACCGCGGACTCGCAGTAACCTCGCCGGACAAAGACAGAGTCGCTGACTTCATAGCGTCACGCTATGACGCTTGGGTCACACAGGATGGTCCGCTGCCGTCGAAGATCGACCTGCCCGAGGAGTTTGACCGTCGAGCGAAGACGAGACACTTGTCCGAAGTGTTCGAACGGGCCCGCCAAACGCGCTGATTGCGCGATTTTCCGTCACTTTTCGGCTCCTCTCCCCTTGACAAACATAGGCTCGTAAAGTACATTATTGACCACGATACGCCGGAACGGATGTGCCGCTGTGACTGCCCGGCCCATCCGGAAGGACTCTCCTTCACTCCGGCCGCGCCCGGATGAACGGGCGCCGTTTGGGGCGGCATGCATCGACAACTCGACATCGCCAATTCGGTACCTGCCTCACGTACCCGTAGGTTGACACTGTACGTTTATCAAAACCTAACGAAGCGGAATCTCTATGTATCAGGGGATCCAACAAGAGATTGTGGCAGTCATTCGAGATGTGGGAAATCTGTCCGGCGATATTCCCTCAGACAAGGATTTGTACTCTGAACTCGGAGTTGAATCGGTCAACTCGATCCATTTGCTGCTGGCTCTGGAAGACAAATTCGGCGTGTCAATCGATGATACGCAGTTTGTCCGGGCGCGCACGGTTGCCGGGCTCACCAACCTGATTGCGGATTTGCGGGGGAGCTGAATGACCGTTATTGCTATCGAGCTTCCCAACAACATACCGTCCGATGTCGCGATTGAAATTGCGAAGCGCGCGTGTTACTGCGACAGTCGTATCACGGACAGCCGATTTGATGCCGAGCAGCGTCGACTTGAAATCCGCTGTGAGAATGGCGACGGTTCGTCCGATGTCGCGGACAAGGTGCGGCTGCTGATCGACAAGATGAAAACCGAGCGGCTCGCCGTGCAGTCGAAAGTGCTGCGATCGCGACAGGGTGGGTCGACCGATTTCGATGCCGACGTGTTTCGCTCGTTGGAGGGGGCCGGAGACGTATTTACCGAAGGTATCGGCGTCATCAGCCGAGGCGGCACGTTTCTGTCGCTGTTGATGCGGGTCGACCGGCTGCTTGAACGTATCGCCACCGACCTGTTCGGCGCTGCGACGAAGAGCTACAATACGCTGATTCCGGCCGACTGGCTCCGCCGGGCCGGCTATTTTTCTTCTTTCGCGCATTCGATCACCTTCGCGACCCATCTCTCTGAGGACTTCCATCGCATCGAACGGTTTGCCGCCCGCCACAAGAACGGGCGGCCCCTGCACTTCGAAACACTCGATGAAATCGCCACACCCGAGTACTGCCTGTCTCCCGCAGTCTGTTATCATACCTATGGAAGTATGGCCGCCATGACGTTTGGAGATACTGACGAGGGTCTGAGAACCGTCACAGCGGCAGGCCGGTGTTTCCGATACGAATCGAAAAACCTTACCGCGCTCGATCGCCTGTGGGAGTTTTCGATGCGGGAGATTGTCTTTGTCGGCGAGAAGCGACACGTGCTCGATGCGCGACAGCGGGCGGTCGATACCGTCTGGCGTTTGGTGGAGATTCTCGATCTGCACGCGACCCTCGAAACAGCCTCCGATCCGTTTTTTGCCACGGATTTCCGCTCGCTGCGGTTTTTCCAACTGGCCAACGAACTGAAATATGAGCTTCGCCTTCCGGTGGAACCGAACCGGTCGATCGCGGCAGCATCGTTCAACTATCACGAGAGCTTTTTCGGAGACGGATTCGCGATTCGCACCGCTGAGGGCGCGGCGGCGCACACCGGATGCGCAGCGTTCGGCCTCGAGCGGCTTGTATTCGCCGCGCTCGCACAAATCGGAGCGGAGGCGCTTCTGTCGCGTTTAGGTGAAGCTGAGAAAGAGTTGACACGGTAACCGATGGAGAAAGGGGCAACGATCATGCAGCCCGCAGACGGGTTTTCGTTTGTTTTTGGGCCGGACCTCGGACAGGTATCGGAGTTGATCTGCCGCACGTGGGCGCGGCCGTGCTGGCATTACGATGTCGGCCTGTTGCAGCTGCACATCATGCGGCCGTCGGGCGACCCGGAGTTGACGGTTGGACAGGTTTCCGCCGATGGCCGGCTGGCCTCGTTTCAAGCGTATATGCCGTTTGACGTGGAGTACTATGGCCGTCGCTATCGAGCCGTCTTTGCCAGTTTTCTGACCGTGTCGTCCGATTTTCACGGCAAGGGTCTGGCCGGACCCCAGCAGGGAAAGCTGATCGAAAAGGCTATAGATAAAGACTACGACCTGTACATAACGATGTGCGAGGTGGGGGCAGCCTCGAACCGGGCGGTCGAGAAAATCTTCACGAGCAAGGGACTGGACGTCAAAGTCGTCAACGTCCTGCAATACTCCGCGGCGCTGCGCGAGCTGGTAGACCCGATCCTCCCCACCCAACCGAGCGGTCATACGCGACCCTATCGCGCGGAAGATCGGTCGCTCATTCTTCCGCTCGTGCGAAACCTCGGCGGAAGCGTTCCGCTCAAAAAGATCATCCCGGACGACGACATCGACTTCCTCATGATGACTCGTCCGCACACGCGCTCGTATGTATGGGAGGAGGACGGGCGCGTTCGCGCGCTGGCCAATCTGTTGCTGCTCGAAGTGATCGAGCCCGATGAATCGAGACGCCTGCACGCGTACTTCGACAACGTGTCGTTCGGGGACTTGAGCTCGGAAGCACAGACGGTGTTCATTGCGGACATCATGATGGCGCTGCGGGAGACGAATTACACGACGGCGTTCATGCCGAATATCGGCTACGTCGCCGCCGATCCGTTCCGCAAGAACCGGTTCCGGACGGCGCCCCGTCAGATCAACCTCTATATCGCGCCGTTGCGTCCGAAAGTTCTCCCGGACGGCATAAAGCCGGTCGACGGGTTTTATCTCGATGTGTACTGATATCGGCCGGGGTCGGGGGTGAAAGAAGTGCTGAAATACACGGTGTATCTGGTCGGAACGCTGTGCGGCGGTCTGATCGGATTCCCGCTGGGCCTGCTGGCCTTCGTGGAGAAGTGGACTATTCGCACCGAGGGCGTCTACCTTTTCGGGGCGCAGCTGGTCGCCTTGTTCCCCGGCTGGCCGGGCAATTTCATTCGGTCGGCGTACTACCTGATTGCGCTCGATTCTTTTCACATCACCGCGATTATCAGTTTCGGGACTTATTTTTCGAACCGCGCGTCGCGTGTCAGGCAAGCAGCCGGAACCGGCGCATACTGCATTATCGGCATGACCGATATCGGGGAAAGCGTCCGAATCGCCAGTCGTGTGTCAATCACGTCGGGAATCCACCAGCACGGGTCGTCGGCTACGATTGGTTCTTCAAGTTCAGCGGCCGGACATCGCCGACGAGTTTCAATCGGCCGTGGGGCGTGGATCGGTGAAGGCGCCGTGATTGGTGCGGATATCGGAGCGGGGGCGGTAGTCGCCATGGGGGCGGTAGTCACGAAGCCGGTTCCCCCGTATGCTATGGCGATGGGAAATCCCGCCCGGTTGATGCCGACCGTGTCGGTAACCGCTCCCGGTCAGGTATCGGCTTCCGCCGACCTCGAGCAGCGGACTCCCCGCGAAGTTAATCCACCCGCCCGCGAATCAACCGCTTGAGCGCCAGCTTACCGACGTACGAAAATACTTCAGGTCGATTGTCGCCGTTGATGGTGAGGCGCGGGAGAGCATAACGCGCCGGGCCGGCGAGCGGATAGGTCGGGACGCCGAGTTGCGTGGTAAAGCCGACCGAGTAACCGCAGGATGGCGCTATATCAAGGACCTTTTCGCTGAACGACCCTGCCGGGTAGCAGATCGCCGTCACGGTTGCGTTCAGGTGCTTCTCGAGGTCCTGCCTGGAGCCAATCAGTTCGTCGCGAATCTCATCGGCTTTCAATAACGCGAGCTTACGATGGTTGACGGTGTGGGACTGGAAGTCGATTCTCGATGTCTGCAACGAACGCATAGTCTCCCAGCTCATGCAGCCGACCCCGATCGCATACGTCTGGTCCACATGCCGCTCGAGCTGGGCAACTGCACGATCGATCATCTCCTGCGGCTGATCGTCGAGCAGCCGGCACAGCGCTCGTCCCAGCGCCCGGCGCTCCTCGTACGTCGCCACGGAAGCGCGAGCGATGAGAGTTCTCACATCATCGGGGACGGCTCCGGGATCGGCTTTCATTCGTTCCAGAGCCGGCGTGTCGAGCTTGGTGACGACGTTGGTGATGCGCAGGTGCCAGAACCGTCTCTCGGTATCGACATAGGCGGTCGGCACGAAGACCACGGCCGGGAAATTGTGACGACGGAGCGCCGGCAGGGCGTAGTCTGCAAAATCGCTGTCGGCGTCGTCAAATGTGATCAGCGCCGTGCGTCGCTCGATAGTTTTCTTGCCGTCCAGAATATCGATGAACGCGGGTAGATCGACAACGTCGAAATACCTCCCGATAGCATCGAGATGATCGGCGAACAGCCGGTAATCGAGCCCCCAGTCGTATCCGAGGAAGCCGACTTTGCCCTTGTCGTGGTCGACCACGCGATGATAGGTGAAAACGACCAGCATGGGCTCCGACGGAAATCGCAGTCTCTCGAGAGCGAATGCGAGTCGCCAGAGTCCGCAGCGTTGTCCGATACGGTCGATGAGTTGTGCCAGCATCCCTGCCATCAAACTACGTTGGTTGCGTGCCGCGGGCTATACGTCGTTGTCGCCGTTGGTGAAGTGCCACTGCTCGGACGAGTACGCCAGTTCCCGGTACGGCGCTCCCTGATCGGCATACACGATTACCTTGATTCGATCATCAGCGCGCATTTTGAAACCGAACTCCTCGAATTTCGCGTACATGGCCGGATTGCCGAAGAAGAAGAAGGTCAGGGTATCGATTCGTTCGGCGCGCGACCAGAGGATGAATTCTCCGATCAGCGGCTCAAGTACGGTCCGGTTGTCGACAGTGAAAATGTCGTTGATGCTGATGTCGTTGTCACTCGTGCGAAAAACGATGTAGCCGAGCAGCCGCGACGCTTTCGCGTCGCTGAGGGCGAACACCCGATAAGACTTGTAGGGACACTCGGCAAACCGCCAGTTCAGAAAGCGACTGGAGCGCGCGGCAACCATGGCATACTGCCGTGATCCTTCCTCGCTGAGGGTATCGAAGCGACCATCGAACTCGGTAAGGATTTCGTAGCGATACATGCCGTTATCACGGTATTTCCGCTCCTTTGACGCCAGGGCCATAACACCATCGACGGGTTTCGCCAGAAGCCCGGACAACGCGCCGATTTTCACCACGCGCTGGACATAGGATCGGGCGTGTAACACTTTGACCATGCGTTTCAGGCCGCCGATGATCGTATACCCTGCCCGCTCCGTGATGCGGGCCGAATTGGCGTTGGGAGTGCCCACCAGAAAGGGGTACCCCGCGACGTCCTTGTGCGCAATCATCGCCTTCCGCAGGGCGAGGGCCAGTCCCTGGCGACGATGCTCGCTGTTGACGCCGAGGTCGCCGCCGAGGCCAATCATGACTCGCGTGCCGCCGATAATCATCTGCTTCGGAAAACAGGCGATCGACCCGACTATCGTGTTGTCTTTCGGCTCGCGGACGATCCAGCAATCACCGGGTCCCGCAGGATTATCCTGATAGAACCATTTGAATTTCTTTACCGGCCAGCCGTGAAACTGGGTATCCCAGAATCGGACGATGTCTGCGCCGTCTTTGGCCAGGTCAGCTCTGAGGATTTTGTATT comes from the Candidatus Zixiibacteriota bacterium genome and includes:
- a CDS encoding glycosyltransferase family 4 protein, with protein sequence MTSSPNKKVLIVSYAFPPSAAVGVYRVIKFCKYLPQFGWDPVILTVQEAVSFSRDESLLEQLPRDLKVYRSKDASPVTWYEKKTGRGPLEPVAAPTADPSAGKTPATTPVSPSLPGRIKGYIRRSLFTPDDNVFWVPYGVSAGLKAIKQERIDVIFTTSPPASAHLVGYWLSVLTGTPLVIDFRDLWTQNAGYRQKNKPAPARLYDRFLEKRCMKRSRFIVTATEGFTDLVRGKNPYKPADRIVTITNGLDPDDFASVEFPSAKNERFTILYLGSLYGARNPFFFFEALEHFLDRRPEARDNIRVDFVGGAKGYEHATKGNRLEKIVRWLGHVPQKQALSLLWQADVLLLLLGFGETHTTVIPAKLFEYIATGRPILAFVPEGQSSALIEKYNRGLAVTSPDKDRVADFIASRYDAWVTQDGPLPSKIDLPEEFDRRAKTRHLSEVFERARQTR
- a CDS encoding phosphopantetheine-binding protein, with the translated sequence MYQGIQQEIVAVIRDVGNLSGDIPSDKDLYSELGVESVNSIHLLLALEDKFGVSIDDTQFVRARTVAGLTNLIADLRGS
- a CDS encoding acyltransferase, whose amino-acid sequence is MKEVLKYTVYLVGTLCGGLIGFPLGLLAFVEKWTIRTEGVYLFGAQLVALFPGWPGNFIRSAYYLIALDSFHITAIISFGTYFSNRASRVRQAAGTGAYCIIGMTDIGESVRIASRVSITSGIHQHGSSATIGSSSSAAGHRRRVSIGRGAWIGEGAVIGADIGAGAVVAMGAVVTKPVPPYAMAMGNPARLMPTVSVTAPGQVSASADLEQRTPREVNPPARESTA
- a CDS encoding polysaccharide deacetylase family protein yields the protein MLAQLIDRIGQRCGLWRLAFALERLRFPSEPMLVVFTYHRVVDHDKGKVGFLGYDWGLDYRLFADHLDAIGRYFDVVDLPAFIDILDGKKTIERRTALITFDDADSDFADYALPALRRHNFPAVVFVPTAYVDTERRFWHLRITNVVTKLDTPALERMKADPGAVPDDVRTLIARASVATYEERRALGRALCRLLDDQPQEMIDRAVAQLERHVDQTYAIGVGCMSWETMRSLQTSRIDFQSHTVNHRKLALLKADEIRDELIGSRQDLEKHLNATVTAICYPAGSFSEKVLDIAPSCGYSVGFTTQLGVPTYPLAGPARYALPRLTINGDNRPEVFSYVGKLALKRLIRGRVD
- a CDS encoding GNAT family N-acetyltransferase, whose amino-acid sequence is MEYKILRADLAKDGADIVRFWDTQFHGWPVKKFKWFYQDNPAGPGDCWIVREPKDNTIVGSIACFPKQMIIGGTRVMIGLGGDLGVNSEHRRQGLALALRKAMIAHKDVAGYPFLVGTPNANSARITERAGYTIIGGLKRMVKVLHARSYVQRVVKIGALSGLLAKPVDGVMALASKERKYRDNGMYRYEILTEFDGRFDTLSEEGSRQYAMVAARSSRFLNWRFAECPYKSYRVFALSDAKASRLLGYIVFRTSDNDISINDIFTVDNRTVLEPLIGEFILWSRAERIDTLTFFFFGNPAMYAKFEEFGFKMRADDRIKVIVYADQGAPYRELAYSSEQWHFTNGDNDV